TTGGGAACTAATCGCTTCTAACTATATCCAAGACACGACGAACCGTTTCGTCGTCATGCTGTCTGCCTAATCCCCGCAAAATGTCTTGTAATACCCTGTGAGCGAGACCGTCGGGAATAACTAAGCTGACCTCCCCGACACTGGACTTAATACACCCGACCTTGCTGTCGTAAAGCTTGACAACTTGTCGCGATGAATCTAAAGAGGGGAGACCAAATTCTTGTAACCCTCTTTCCACCTCATTCAAACTCTTCACTCCAAAATTGCGATACTTCAACAGGCCACCTCGTGTTGTGGCACTAATCCTGTATACATCAATGAATCTCTCGGCGTTACACGCATGTTCAAGTACACCTTTGACTCGCACGCTCCAGCGATACTCCCACAAACTGGTATCCAGCTTTTTGATTATGATCTCGTCCATATGCAGTTACTTTTTCTTAGGTGGTTTTGGGCTTCTACATCAAGACATATCACTATAACACGAACATGTCAACTTTTTTGCCTCTAAATTTTGGAAGTGAGTTCCAAAAATCTCTCAAAACGATTTAAAAAAAACGCGGTGGTCGCGATTTACTATTTTATGTTATCCTTACTGCATAACCGAAAAAAGCTCACTAAAGTGAACAAACATGGAAGAAAAAACTAAAAACACAAAAGAAGGGCTGTGGGCCAGTTTGGGGGTGCTGAAGAAGTATTTGAAAAAATATAGAAGGGAAACCGTTGTTTTATCGGCCCTTGGCATAGTTTCTGCTTTTGGAAACGGCACAATCCCGCTTGTCGCTGGACGGTTTTTTGACGCCATTATCACACCCAGTTCATTTTCGTTTTTGGATGTCGTTTTGCCTCTTTTTGCTTGGCTTCTCATCATCTGGACAGCGGTTCAGATAATCACATATTCGGTGGACTGGCAGATTAATATAAAGAGTGAGAACTTTTCAAACAAGGTCTGGGTGGATTATTGGGCCGCCGGAGTCGG
Above is a genomic segment from bacterium containing:
- a CDS encoding ABC transporter transmembrane domain-containing protein codes for the protein MEEKTKNTKEGLWASLGVLKKYLKKYRRETVVLSALGIVSAFGNGTIPLVAGRFFDAIITPSSFSFLDVVLPLFAWLLIIWTAVQIITYSVDWQINIKSENFSNKVWVDYWAAGVGYILTLPMSYHKSRKVGEMGEKINRAAFSLETIIGRIVIDLAPQFLSILIALGVTFYLKPILAVALIVGIVSYTVILA